A genomic segment from Verrucomicrobiota bacterium encodes:
- a CDS encoding acylphosphatase, producing MTRCRMRIYYSGRVQGVGFRYAVKTLAPGYELSGTVRNLDDGRVELVAEGSREELDAFREGVKSAGVGQFIRNEEIVWEPPVGGLKGFEIIR from the coding sequence ATGACACGGTGTCGAATGAGAATCTACTACTCCGGGCGCGTTCAGGGAGTGGGATTTCGTTACGCCGTGAAAACACTCGCCCCAGGGTACGAATTGTCAGGAACAGTTCGGAACCTCGACGATGGGCGGGTGGAATTAGTCGCCGAGGGGAGCCGCGAGGAGTTGGATGCTTTTCGGGAAGGCGTAAAGAGTGCTGGAGTGGGGCAATTCATTCGAAACGAGGAAATCGTTTGGGAACCTCCGGTCGGGGGACTAAAGGGGTTTGAAATCATTCGTTAG
- a CDS encoding metallophosphoesterase family protein — protein sequence MKYAIIADIHANLEALQVVLDDAQKLRCTHYACLGDVVGYNANPKECLDIVRNMNMPCVKGNHDELCSADTAAEGFNPHAAEAVNWTREQLPEEDRKWLRDLKYIRLVASFSIVHATLDAPQRWGYVFSKLDAAASFTYQNTAVCFHGHTHVPVAFIRDSVIRSGNYTKFRVEPGRKYFVNVGSVGQSRDGVAKATYVVYDLDEGSIELRRLDYDIAVTQEKILKAGLPPRLAERLALGR from the coding sequence ATGAAGTACGCCATTATTGCCGACATCCATGCCAATCTGGAAGCGTTGCAGGTGGTGCTGGATGATGCCCAGAAATTGCGGTGCACGCACTATGCCTGCCTGGGAGATGTCGTCGGCTACAATGCCAATCCCAAAGAATGCCTCGACATCGTCCGCAACATGAACATGCCCTGCGTCAAGGGCAACCATGACGAACTGTGTTCGGCCGACACGGCCGCGGAAGGATTCAATCCGCACGCAGCCGAAGCGGTGAATTGGACACGAGAGCAACTGCCGGAGGAAGATCGCAAGTGGCTTCGCGATTTGAAGTACATCCGGCTGGTGGCCAGCTTTTCGATCGTGCATGCCACCTTGGACGCCCCCCAGCGTTGGGGTTATGTTTTCAGCAAGCTGGATGCCGCCGCGAGTTTCACGTATCAGAACACGGCGGTGTGTTTCCACGGCCATACCCATGTGCCGGTGGCGTTCATTCGGGATAGCGTCATTCGGAGCGGTAACTACACAAAGTTCCGCGTCGAACCCGGACGCAAATACTTCGTCAACGTCGGCAGCGTCGGGCAGTCCCGCGATGGGGTCGCCAAGGCCACGTATGTCGTCTACGATCTGGATGAAGGTTCCATCGAACTACGCCGGCTCGACTATGACATCGCCGTGACGCAGGAAAAAATTCTCAAAGCCGGCCTTCCTCCCCGATTGGCGGAACGGCTCGCTCTCGGGCGCTGA
- a CDS encoding glycosyltransferase family 9 protein, whose translation MKVLILKPSSLGDVVHALPVARLLKLQFPQAEIHWWILRGLMPLLETDPDLDVLHPFDREGWSNPSVWMSAASGLSAMRRSRYEWVIDLQGLFRSGLMSWLAEGELTLGLDDHGEGARGFYDVTLTRPSATTHAVDYNLTVCRALNIPVDRPFEWLPRRPRVAETVAKQLGRLGSGKVIAIQPGARWETKRWPIAFFVELARRLQSELGEVRLLILGGANERGLSGMISRASIPGCHDLAGTLSLPELVEWIRLCDLLITNDTGPMHLGAAMDVPTLALFGPTTPWRTGPYGQMDRVLSQATPCAPCFQGVCNNAIDLACLRGISPERVAQRAIEILEAPRRSSPWAARSSSANFEAAPGEA comes from the coding sequence GTGAAAGTCCTGATTCTCAAGCCGAGTTCGTTGGGCGACGTGGTGCACGCACTCCCGGTCGCGCGACTGCTCAAACTCCAGTTCCCCCAGGCTGAAATCCATTGGTGGATCCTGCGCGGATTGATGCCCTTGCTCGAGACGGATCCGGATCTCGACGTTCTCCATCCATTCGATCGCGAAGGGTGGTCCAATCCCTCCGTCTGGATGAGCGCCGCGTCCGGCTTGTCCGCCATGCGGCGGTCGCGCTACGAATGGGTGATCGACCTCCAAGGCCTGTTTCGCAGCGGCCTGATGTCCTGGCTCGCCGAAGGAGAATTGACCCTTGGACTCGATGATCATGGTGAGGGAGCGCGAGGGTTTTACGACGTGACGCTGACGCGCCCCAGCGCAACGACCCACGCGGTGGATTACAACCTCACGGTTTGCCGGGCGTTGAACATCCCCGTGGACCGTCCCTTCGAGTGGCTGCCTCGACGTCCGCGCGTGGCGGAGACCGTGGCGAAGCAACTTGGCCGCCTGGGGTCGGGGAAAGTCATCGCGATCCAGCCCGGAGCGCGTTGGGAGACCAAGCGCTGGCCCATTGCATTCTTCGTCGAACTGGCCCGCAGGCTTCAGTCCGAACTCGGAGAGGTTCGTCTGCTGATCCTGGGGGGGGCGAATGAGCGAGGGCTGAGCGGGATGATTTCGCGGGCGAGCATCCCGGGATGCCACGATCTTGCCGGCACGCTTTCCCTTCCCGAATTGGTGGAATGGATCCGGCTTTGCGATTTGCTCATTACCAATGACACAGGGCCCATGCATCTCGGCGCCGCCATGGACGTGCCAACCCTGGCGCTGTTTGGTCCCACGACTCCGTGGCGGACCGGCCCCTATGGGCAGATGGATCGCGTCCTGAGCCAGGCGACTCCTTGTGCGCCATGTTTTCAGGGAGTCTGCAACAACGCAATCGACTTGGCCTGTCTTCGTGGCATTTCCCCCGAACGAGTGGCTCAACGCGCGATCGAGATCCTGGAAGCACCCCGCCGAAGTTCACCTTGGGCAGCTCGGAGTTCATCGGCAAACTTCGAGGCGGCGCCCGGGGAAGCATGA
- a CDS encoding glycosyltransferase family 4 protein, protein MSSAVPTRLVAFGTTSASRKEHGLEISVLGPARRIRGQSTNPFHWSMFKALAGAEIVQCHQQHVLATSLAALFGRCTGSKVFVSDLGGGGWDLSAYVSTDTWFRGHLHLSQFSREVFGHARRTNAHVIYGGVDADRFSPGPARIPPRPFKVLFVGRLVPHKGIHDLIEALPQGMELAIVGKPYHQAYARSLETLAHGKPVRFFHECPDEALVSHYRAAHCLVLPSVHRLPDGTETAIPELLGQTLLEGMACGLPVVATRVASLPEIVTHEITGLLTEPNQPPSLRHALERLRDEPELRETMGIHGRQEILRRFQWKAVMDRCLTLYGLRQTLSSIPRSSRAMTELLFLSGLRVGGMGPARKPLDAPGPSSGALPCSASLSWSTFWDKEPCNIRGCWSTPGSSFGQPPHVEKSGVFRTVRALRLVSDTAALPKLRMAVSFVPAGRSSPGSALSVAVNLPSWTRIGTRNHAGRAAFHRSPS, encoded by the coding sequence ATGTCCTCCGCAGTGCCAACCCGCCTCGTTGCCTTCGGCACCACCTCCGCTTCCCGCAAAGAACATGGACTGGAAATCTCGGTGCTCGGACCCGCCCGCCGCATCCGAGGCCAATCCACAAATCCCTTCCACTGGAGCATGTTCAAAGCCCTGGCCGGCGCGGAAATCGTGCAGTGTCACCAACAACATGTCCTCGCCACCAGCCTGGCCGCCTTGTTCGGACGATGCACTGGAAGCAAAGTATTCGTCAGCGATCTGGGCGGAGGTGGCTGGGACCTTTCGGCTTACGTTTCGACGGACACCTGGTTTCGCGGCCATTTGCATCTGAGCCAATTCAGCCGTGAGGTCTTTGGCCACGCCCGGCGCACGAACGCGCACGTGATCTACGGCGGAGTGGACGCGGATCGGTTCTCACCCGGCCCGGCCCGCATTCCGCCGCGCCCGTTCAAAGTGCTTTTTGTGGGACGTCTTGTTCCACACAAGGGCATCCACGATTTGATCGAAGCGCTTCCCCAGGGCATGGAGTTGGCGATTGTTGGAAAACCTTACCATCAAGCCTACGCGCGATCCCTGGAGACGCTTGCTCATGGGAAACCGGTGCGTTTTTTCCACGAATGCCCCGACGAGGCTTTGGTTTCCCATTATCGTGCCGCCCACTGTTTGGTCTTGCCCAGCGTCCACCGTCTTCCTGACGGCACGGAAACGGCGATCCCTGAATTACTGGGCCAAACCTTGCTCGAAGGCATGGCCTGCGGCCTTCCGGTCGTCGCTACGCGGGTTGCCAGTTTGCCGGAAATTGTCACTCACGAAATCACCGGACTTCTTACGGAACCGAATCAGCCCCCATCGCTCCGTCATGCGCTGGAGCGGCTCCGGGATGAACCGGAACTCCGGGAGACGATGGGAATACACGGGCGGCAGGAAATCCTCAGGCGCTTTCAATGGAAGGCGGTGATGGATCGGTGCCTGACGCTCTACGGTTTGCGCCAGACCCTCTCGAGCATCCCTCGTTCCTCAAGAGCAATGACGGAGCTGCTATTTCTCTCGGGCTTGCGCGTCGGCGGCATGGGGCCCGCCAGAAAACCGCTCGATGCCCCTGGGCCAAGCTCGGGCGCCCTCCCCTGCTCCGCTTCACTTTCGTGGTCAACTTTCTGGGATAAGGAACCGTGCAACATTCGGGGGTGTTGGAGCACGCCTGGGTCGTCGTTTGGCCAGCCGCCGCACGTTGAAAAATCTGGAGTCTTCCGAACTGTCCGCGCGCTGCGGCTGGTCTCCGACACAGCCGCGCTCCCCAAATTGAGAATGGCTGTTTCGTTCGTCCCCGCGGGACGGTCCTCCCCCGGCTCCGCCCTGTCCGTCGCGGTTAACCTCCCATCTTGGACTCGCATTGGGACGAGGAACCACGCCGGGAGGGCTGCGTTCCACCGCAGCCCATCTTGA
- a CDS encoding N-acetylmuramoyl-L-alanine amidase — protein sequence MPNLRLNRYISWVRFLPVSAPTLILLTLIALWAGCQSPQQPAPAITDLSDSPRLARDPARISSTEVRENEPEIPARDALRPQPQPTPPATNRAPAETLTRSPLDTKPRRAKTPLRLEWISLAQWCQEHRLAEPRKLPGENFVQEIKSSSGLVTLTLGSHTATWNGVQFWLGFAPRSQRGVLHLHSLDLEKHLRPLLLPDPDLTPIQRTVVLDPGHGGDNLGTRSILRAAYEKDYALDWARRLAPLLAAQGWQVFLTRTNDRALSITERVEFTSEKQAVLFISLHFNSIPGHPNQRGLETYALAPQWMPSHHSRDGGEPIAFALPGNAHDEKNFLSAMKIHASLLKATKAPDRGVRRARFMGVLRNQSQPAVLIEGGYLTSPSESRNIDHPDYRQKLAEAVAAALD from the coding sequence TTGCCCAACCTCCGCCTCAACCGTTACATCTCTTGGGTGCGTTTTCTCCCGGTCTCGGCCCCCACGCTGATCCTCCTCACGTTGATTGCCCTCTGGGCAGGTTGTCAAAGTCCTCAACAACCCGCGCCCGCAATCACGGATCTTTCGGACTCACCGCGTTTGGCCCGGGATCCCGCCCGGATCTCATCGACCGAAGTTCGCGAAAACGAACCCGAAATTCCCGCCCGTGATGCCCTGCGCCCACAACCCCAGCCAACTCCGCCAGCCACGAACCGTGCTCCGGCGGAAACCCTCACGCGTTCTCCATTGGATACGAAACCCCGCAGGGCCAAAACCCCTCTCCGCCTCGAATGGATTTCTCTGGCGCAATGGTGCCAGGAGCATCGGTTGGCAGAACCTCGCAAGTTACCCGGCGAAAACTTTGTCCAGGAAATCAAGTCCTCGTCTGGGCTGGTAACGCTGACCTTGGGCAGTCATACCGCCACCTGGAATGGTGTCCAGTTCTGGCTTGGTTTCGCACCGCGATCGCAGCGGGGCGTGCTGCATCTCCACAGCCTCGATCTCGAGAAACATCTCCGTCCCTTGTTGCTGCCCGATCCGGATTTGACACCCATTCAGCGCACCGTTGTCCTGGATCCGGGACATGGCGGCGACAACCTGGGCACCCGCTCGATCCTGCGCGCGGCTTATGAGAAGGATTATGCTTTGGATTGGGCTCGACGACTGGCGCCGCTCCTGGCCGCTCAAGGCTGGCAAGTCTTTCTCACACGCACGAACGACCGCGCGCTTTCCATCACGGAACGCGTCGAGTTCACAAGCGAGAAACAGGCGGTTCTCTTCATCAGCCTCCACTTCAACTCCATTCCGGGCCATCCCAACCAGCGGGGGCTCGAGACCTACGCCCTGGCTCCTCAGTGGATGCCATCGCATCATTCCCGAGATGGTGGAGAACCGATCGCGTTTGCGCTGCCCGGAAATGCTCATGACGAGAAGAACTTCCTGTCGGCCATGAAAATTCACGCGTCCCTCCTCAAGGCCACGAAGGCTCCTGATCGCGGCGTGCGGCGGGCGCGGTTCATGGGGGTCTTGCGCAACCAATCTCAGCCCGCGGTTCTCATTGAGGGCGGCTACTTAACCTCGCCTTCCGAATCCCGGAACATCGATCATCCCGACTACCGGCAGAAGCTGGCGGAAGCGGTGGCGGCGGCGCTTGATTGA
- a CDS encoding NAD-dependent epimerase/dehydratase family protein: protein MPHSPAPSARATSFDSQPWNRVLITGGAGFIGSHLIDRFLAEGKTITAIDDLSTGRPENLALARASDRFRFITGKVSTLPNLSSLIEDSDLVIHLAAAVGVELVVKSPIQTIETNLQETRALLEANRSRVPVVLASTSEVYGKSAKEAFSEDDDLLIGPSHLGRWSYACSKLMDEFLAMAHSQERGLPVLIVRLFNTVGPRQTGAYGMVLPRFIEAARRGDPLRVYGNGEQSRCFGFVEDVVEAIGLLIRQPRAWGQVVNVGSDCEITIEQLARQIIRELGSRSSVVKIPYSEAYAPGFEDMNRRKPVIQKLIGLTGYKPSTPLTEIIRRTAEYSSLRS, encoded by the coding sequence ATGCCGCATTCCCCTGCTCCATCCGCACGCGCCACGAGTTTTGACTCGCAGCCATGGAATCGAGTGTTGATCACCGGTGGCGCCGGATTCATCGGCTCGCATTTGATCGACCGGTTCCTCGCGGAGGGAAAAACGATCACGGCCATTGACGATCTCTCCACGGGCCGGCCGGAGAACCTTGCGCTGGCGCGAGCCTCCGATCGGTTTCGTTTCATCACCGGCAAAGTCTCCACTCTGCCGAACCTTTCCTCATTGATCGAGGATTCCGATCTCGTCATCCATCTGGCGGCGGCAGTCGGTGTGGAATTGGTCGTCAAGTCGCCGATCCAAACGATCGAGACGAATCTCCAGGAAACGCGCGCGCTGCTGGAAGCGAACCGGTCGCGCGTTCCGGTTGTGCTTGCGTCCACCTCCGAGGTTTACGGCAAGAGTGCGAAAGAGGCGTTTTCCGAGGATGATGATCTGCTCATCGGACCTTCCCATCTCGGACGCTGGAGCTATGCGTGCTCGAAGTTGATGGATGAATTCCTGGCCATGGCCCACAGCCAGGAGCGCGGACTGCCCGTTCTCATTGTGCGGCTTTTCAACACGGTTGGACCGCGCCAGACCGGCGCCTACGGCATGGTGCTCCCGCGGTTCATCGAAGCCGCCCGGCGCGGCGATCCCTTGCGAGTCTATGGCAATGGAGAGCAATCGCGCTGCTTTGGTTTCGTCGAGGATGTGGTGGAAGCGATCGGACTTTTGATTCGCCAGCCCCGCGCCTGGGGCCAGGTGGTCAATGTGGGGTCCGATTGCGAAATCACCATCGAACAGCTCGCCCGCCAAATCATCCGGGAGTTGGGATCCCGCTCCTCCGTCGTGAAGATCCCCTACTCCGAGGCCTACGCTCCGGGATTCGAGGACATGAACCGGAGAAAACCGGTCATCCAAAAACTGATCGGCCTCACCGGTTACAAACCCTCAACACCGTTGACCGAGATCATCCGCAGGACGGCGGAATATTCATCCCTCCGAAGTTGA